One part of the Treponema sp. OMZ 787 genome encodes these proteins:
- a CDS encoding TIGR03546 family protein codes for MIQHIASFFRAINANSHPGDIAHAAALGLFLAILPKNNLTFTFLFFLSIFIRINKGAFFISFILFGFITPFMDVLINNIGFWAVQLPFLRPIFIMLENIPFVALFKLSNTMVLGGIIWGLALYTPVYILTRIITAKYRKYMQPSVGNVKGAGILGKIPLLRHLTKISEIKDNF; via the coding sequence ATGATACAACATATAGCTTCATTTTTTAGAGCGATTAATGCAAATTCGCATCCCGGGGATATAGCCCATGCTGCAGCCCTAGGACTTTTTTTGGCAATATTACCTAAAAATAATTTGACATTTACGTTCTTATTTTTCTTGTCGATTTTTATCCGCATAAATAAAGGAGCTTTTTTTATATCTTTTATTTTATTCGGATTCATAACTCCGTTTATGGATGTTCTTATAAATAACATAGGTTTTTGGGCTGTACAGCTGCCGTTTTTACGCCCAATATTTATTATGCTGGAAAATATTCCCTTTGTAGCTCTTTTTAAACTTTCAAACACAATGGTTTTAGGCGGTATAATTTGGGGATTAGCACTGTATACTCCTGTATACATATTAACAAGAATTATAACAGCAAAATACCGAAAATATATGCAGCCTTCTGTAGGAAATGTAAAAGGTGCAGGTATTTTGGGTAAGATACCGCTTCTTAGGCACTTAACAAAAATTTCTGAGATAAAGGATAATTTCTAG